One window of Bos javanicus breed banteng chromosome 1, ARS-OSU_banteng_1.0, whole genome shotgun sequence genomic DNA carries:
- the B3GALT5 gene encoding beta-1,3-galactosyltransferase 5 has product MAYMKMRWVYISLMVLGVFCLYYNLEDLNPFKGEPVIFKNELGDFLQLPDIDCGQDPPFLILLVASSHEQWFVRLVIRSTWGKEKIIKGKRIKTFFLLGTSPSKHISREVAKESQKFRDIIQKDFTDDYFNLTLKTMMGMQWIYSFCPQTTFVMKTDSDMFVNIYYLTELLLKKNRTTRFFTGFLKLNEYPIRKRFNKWFVSKYEYPWDKYPPFCSGTGYVFSSDVAGEVYHVANSVPFIKLEDVFVGLCLKRLNIRLEELHSEQTFFPDGLPFTTCRYKKIVASHHIKPRDILRYWQALEGSLPEECPDN; this is encoded by the coding sequence ATGGCTTACATGAAGATgagatgggtatatatttccctgatggtcctggGAGTCTTTTGTCTGTATTATAACCTGGAGGATCTGAATCCTTTTAAAGGAGAACCAGTGATTTTCAAGAATGAACTTGGGGACTTCCTTCAGCTCCCAGATATAGATTGTGGGCAGGATCCCCCCTTTCTTATACTGCTGGTAGCTTCATCTCATGAGCAGTGGTTTGTCCGCTTGGTCATCCGGAGCacatggggaaaagaaaagatcATAAAGGGAAAGCGGATAAAAACATTCTTTCTCCTGGGAACTTCTCCCAGTAAACACATCTCAAGAGAAGTAGCCAAGGAGAGCCAGAAGTTTCGTGATATTATCCAAAAGGACTTCACAGATGATTATTTCAATCTGACCCTGAAGACCATGATGGGGATGCAGTGGATCTACAGCTTTTGTCCACAGACAACTTTTGTGATGAAAACAGACTCTGACATGTTCGTCAATATCTACTATCTTACTGAACTGCTCctgaagaaaaacagaacaactCGGTTTTTCACCGGCTTCCTAAAACTGAACGAGTATCCCATCAGGAAACGGTTCAATAAGTGGTTTGTCAGTAAGTACGAATATCCGTGGGACAAGTACCCACCCTTCTGCTCTGGCACTGGCTACGTTTTCTCTAGCGACGTGGCGGGTGAGGTGTACCATGTTGCCAATAGCGTGCCCTTCAttaaactggaagatgtctttgTGGGGCTCTGCCTGAAAAGACTGAATATCAGACTGGAGGAACTTCACTCCGAGCAGACTTTCTTCCCTGATGGGTTACCGTTCACCACCTGCCGTTATAAGAAGATCGTGGCCTCCCATCATATCAAGCCACGAGACATCCTGAGGTACTGGCAGGCTCTGGAAGGTTCCCTGCCAGAAGAGTGTCCAGATAACTGA